The Congregibacter litoralis KT71 genome contains a region encoding:
- a CDS encoding DEAD/DEAH box helicase: MTFDALGLSPNLVKAANDRGYSQPTPIQTKAVPLVLDGQDVLAAAQTGTGKTAAFVLPILQRLAFVGGARGRQVRTLVLTPTRELASQVHDSVLTYGRYLDLRSAVVFGGVRAEPQIEALEPGVDVLVATPGRLLDLAQQGYVDFSALEVLVLDEADRMLDMGFIHDMRRIIEMLPINRQTLMFSATFSQEIRSLAARYLVEPVSVDVAPANSTTELVEQKAYAVDPEHKSDLLMHLFREGEWGQALVFCRTKHGANQLSKALLNAGFAAAPIHGNKSQNARQRALDAFKKGDLQLLIATDLAARGLDIDQLPEVVNFDLPSVPQDYVHRIGRTGRAGATGRSHSLVSADDEPLLRAIEVLIRREIPMEHVSGFEPTDRPPSSHNTGDREDRGRKTPGSAPRDAAVARRSREPGGSSSWKKSA; the protein is encoded by the coding sequence ATGACCTTCGACGCCCTGGGCCTTTCACCAAATCTGGTGAAAGCCGCAAACGACCGCGGTTACAGTCAACCCACACCGATACAGACAAAAGCCGTCCCCCTGGTTCTCGACGGACAGGACGTCCTTGCCGCGGCCCAGACGGGCACCGGCAAAACCGCCGCCTTTGTACTTCCTATTTTGCAGCGCCTGGCCTTTGTAGGCGGGGCGCGAGGCAGACAGGTGCGGACGCTGGTCCTCACGCCCACCCGCGAACTCGCCTCCCAGGTCCACGACTCCGTGCTCACCTACGGCCGGTATCTCGATCTGCGCAGTGCCGTAGTGTTTGGGGGCGTAAGAGCGGAACCACAGATCGAAGCCCTGGAGCCTGGCGTTGATGTTCTCGTTGCGACCCCGGGACGACTCCTGGATCTGGCACAGCAGGGTTATGTGGATTTTTCTGCGCTGGAGGTGCTGGTGCTCGACGAGGCGGATCGCATGCTGGATATGGGGTTCATCCATGACATGCGTCGAATTATCGAGATGCTGCCCATCAACCGGCAAACCCTGATGTTCTCCGCAACCTTTTCCCAGGAAATCCGATCCCTGGCGGCGCGCTATCTGGTGGAGCCCGTATCCGTGGACGTAGCACCGGCGAACAGCACTACGGAACTCGTTGAGCAAAAAGCCTACGCGGTCGATCCCGAACACAAGAGTGATCTCCTCATGCACTTGTTCCGGGAGGGCGAGTGGGGCCAGGCGCTGGTGTTCTGTCGCACCAAGCATGGCGCGAATCAGCTCAGCAAAGCCTTACTCAACGCAGGTTTTGCGGCGGCACCGATACACGGTAACAAAAGTCAGAATGCCCGCCAGCGTGCGCTGGACGCCTTCAAGAAGGGCGACTTGCAGTTATTGATTGCTACGGACCTTGCGGCCCGGGGTCTGGATATTGATCAGTTGCCCGAGGTGGTGAACTTCGACTTGCCCTCGGTGCCCCAGGACTATGTGCATCGCATCGGTCGCACGGGCCGGGCCGGTGCCACCGGTCGCTCCCATTCCCTGGTGAGCGCGGACGATGAGCCCCTCCTGCGGGCTATCGAGGTCCTGATACGACGGGAAATCCCCATGGAGCACGTTTCTGGGTTTGAGCCTACGGACCGGCCGCCGTCCTCACACAACACAGGAGACCGCGAGGACAGGGGGCGGAAGACGCCCGGCTCCGCGCCCCGGGACGCTGCTGTAGCCCGTCGCTCCCGTGAGCCTGGCGGCTCCTCGTCCTGGAAAAAATCGGCCTGA
- a CDS encoding 3-hydroxyacyl-CoA dehydrogenase NAD-binding domain-containing protein, giving the protein MTMHYEKDADGIVTVTMDMTGPVNAMNAEFREDFGAVVDKLEAEEGLTGVVVASAKKVFFAGGDLNDLVAVTPDRLEEFMDGLVSTKGTMRRFEKLPVPTVAAINGAALGGGFELCLVCNHRIAWNHKSVQLGLPEVTLGLLPGGGGVVRLTKLLGFEKAAPYLLEGKRVAPVQALDAGMIHELVADKDNLVTKAKAWIKDNKDNPDAAVQPFDQKGYKIPGGGITSPKIVQAVTGATAMLTQKTRGLLPAPAKILDVAAQALRLDLDTALMVESRALAALTVTPEAKNMISTFFFGLNKVNGGASRPKDVPAQKTEKLGVLGAGMMGQGIAYVSAMAGIEVILKDISMEAAEKGKAYSEKLLDKRVERGRLTVEGRDEILARIKPTASDDDLAGCDLIIEAVFENIELKHKITAQLEGQLCEGGIWGSNTSTLPITQLAEGSGKPENFVGIHFFSPVDKMPLVEIIVGEKTSDVALAKAFDYTQQIKKTPIVVNDSLGFFTSRTFGTYLDEGVRLLSEGVHPVLVDNMGKGIGMPVGPLAVFDEVSMELSRKAQETWKEMGVVDKWGDGTIMRQVIDTMVVEHGRGGRHHGGGFYEYREDGSKAIWPPLFDLYYKSDVCLPESDIKDRLLFRQVIEALKCRETGVLRSDEDGNIGSIMGIGAPVWTGGLIQFVETYGYERFVARCRALEAAYGERFATPQIALDRAAEHAQQAA; this is encoded by the coding sequence ATGACTATGCATTATGAAAAGGATGCCGATGGCATCGTCACGGTGACCATGGATATGACCGGGCCCGTGAACGCCATGAACGCCGAATTCCGCGAGGACTTTGGCGCGGTGGTCGACAAGCTGGAGGCGGAAGAGGGGCTCACAGGGGTTGTTGTCGCGTCGGCAAAGAAGGTGTTTTTTGCCGGGGGTGATCTCAATGATCTCGTCGCCGTGACACCGGATCGTCTTGAAGAGTTCATGGATGGCCTCGTGAGCACCAAGGGCACCATGCGCCGTTTTGAGAAGCTGCCGGTACCCACGGTAGCGGCCATCAATGGCGCCGCCCTGGGGGGAGGCTTTGAGCTGTGTCTGGTGTGTAACCATCGCATCGCCTGGAATCACAAGTCTGTGCAGCTGGGATTACCGGAAGTCACCCTGGGATTGTTGCCCGGCGGCGGTGGCGTCGTTCGCCTGACGAAACTGCTGGGTTTCGAAAAGGCCGCACCCTATCTCCTCGAAGGCAAGCGGGTGGCACCGGTGCAGGCACTGGATGCCGGCATGATTCACGAATTGGTGGCGGACAAGGACAACCTGGTCACCAAGGCAAAAGCCTGGATCAAGGACAACAAAGATAATCCGGATGCGGCGGTGCAACCCTTCGATCAGAAAGGCTACAAGATTCCCGGCGGAGGCATTACCTCTCCCAAGATCGTACAGGCCGTTACCGGCGCTACGGCGATGCTCACGCAGAAGACCCGTGGCCTGTTGCCCGCGCCGGCTAAAATTCTGGACGTTGCGGCGCAGGCCCTGCGCCTAGATCTCGACACCGCACTCATGGTGGAATCCCGAGCCCTTGCCGCGCTTACGGTCACGCCGGAAGCCAAAAACATGATCAGCACTTTTTTCTTTGGTTTGAACAAGGTTAACGGGGGAGCCAGTCGTCCCAAGGACGTGCCGGCGCAGAAGACCGAGAAGCTTGGCGTCCTCGGCGCGGGGATGATGGGACAGGGTATTGCCTATGTCTCGGCGATGGCCGGGATCGAAGTGATACTCAAGGACATCAGCATGGAAGCCGCAGAGAAAGGCAAAGCCTACTCTGAGAAGCTTCTGGACAAGCGTGTAGAGCGCGGCCGTCTGACTGTCGAGGGACGCGATGAAATCCTCGCCCGCATAAAGCCGACCGCCAGTGATGATGATCTGGCGGGCTGCGATCTCATTATTGAGGCGGTGTTTGAGAACATTGAGTTGAAGCACAAGATTACAGCGCAGCTCGAGGGTCAGCTCTGTGAGGGAGGCATCTGGGGTTCGAACACCTCGACGCTGCCCATCACCCAGCTTGCCGAGGGCTCCGGGAAGCCTGAGAATTTTGTGGGGATCCACTTCTTCTCCCCCGTGGACAAAATGCCCCTTGTGGAAATTATTGTAGGGGAGAAAACCTCCGACGTGGCGCTGGCGAAAGCCTTTGATTACACCCAGCAGATCAAGAAAACGCCCATTGTGGTGAATGACTCCCTGGGCTTCTTTACCTCTCGGACCTTTGGCACCTATCTGGATGAAGGTGTGCGCTTGCTTAGCGAGGGTGTCCATCCGGTGCTTGTGGACAATATGGGCAAGGGTATCGGGATGCCCGTGGGTCCTCTGGCGGTGTTTGATGAAGTCAGCATGGAGCTGTCCCGGAAAGCCCAGGAGACCTGGAAGGAAATGGGTGTCGTGGACAAATGGGGCGACGGCACGATTATGCGCCAGGTCATCGACACGATGGTGGTGGAGCATGGTCGCGGCGGCCGGCACCACGGCGGCGGCTTCTATGAGTACCGTGAAGACGGCAGCAAAGCGATCTGGCCTCCGCTTTTTGATCTCTATTATAAATCCGACGTCTGTCTCCCCGAGTCCGATATCAAGGACCGGCTGTTGTTTCGCCAGGTGATCGAAGCCCTGAAGTGCCGGGAAACCGGCGTACTGCGCTCCGATGAGGATGGCAACATTGGCTCCATCATGGGTATCGGCGCGCCCGTGTGGACCGGCGGTCTGATTCAGTTTGTGGAAACCTATGGTTACGAGCGATTTGTTGCGCGCTGTCGGGCGTTGGAAGCCGCTTATGGCGAACGCTTTGCGACACCACAGATTGCCCTCGATCGCGCGGCAGAGCATGCACAGCAGGCCGCCTGA
- a CDS encoding SDR family NAD(P)-dependent oxidoreductase has product MDIKGKVAIVTGGASGLGEATVRRYHGLGARVAIFDMNEARGAALVEELGEGLLYRQVNVADEEQVAAAVAATVEAFGAVHICNNYAGIGDAAKTVSRGEPVELARFKKVIDVNLIGTFNVLRLVAAQMAKQDPVTDDGGRGVIINTASVAAFEGQVGQAAYSASKGGIVGMTLPIARDLASLGIRVNTIAPGLIHTPLFEAIPKEAYDSLAAQPVYPKRLGRPDEIAHLSQYIVENDYTNGETIRMDGAIRMQPR; this is encoded by the coding sequence ATGGATATCAAGGGAAAAGTAGCGATTGTGACCGGCGGCGCCTCGGGACTGGGGGAGGCGACGGTGCGTCGCTATCACGGCCTCGGTGCCCGGGTAGCGATTTTTGACATGAATGAGGCTCGGGGAGCGGCACTGGTAGAGGAGCTGGGCGAAGGCCTGCTTTATCGTCAGGTCAATGTTGCTGATGAGGAGCAGGTGGCCGCCGCTGTTGCCGCCACCGTTGAGGCCTTCGGCGCGGTGCACATCTGCAATAACTATGCGGGCATCGGTGATGCGGCAAAAACCGTCAGCCGCGGTGAGCCCGTGGAGCTTGCCCGCTTCAAGAAGGTGATCGATGTCAATCTCATCGGTACCTTCAACGTGCTGCGCCTTGTGGCGGCGCAGATGGCCAAGCAGGACCCCGTCACTGACGATGGTGGTCGTGGCGTGATTATCAATACCGCCTCCGTGGCAGCCTTTGAAGGGCAGGTGGGCCAGGCGGCCTACAGTGCCTCCAAAGGCGGCATCGTCGGAATGACCCTGCCCATTGCGCGGGACCTGGCCTCATTGGGAATACGTGTTAACACGATTGCACCGGGCCTGATTCACACGCCGCTGTTTGAGGCTATACCTAAAGAGGCCTACGACAGTCTCGCCGCGCAGCCGGTGTATCCCAAGCGTCTCGGTAGGCCTGATGAGATTGCGCATCTTTCGCAGTACATCGTGGAGAATGATTACACCAACGGTGAAACCATCCGCATGGACGGCGCTATCCGCATGCAGCCTCGCTAG
- a CDS encoding NCS2 family permease, producing MLDAIDRFFGLTEHNSSIRQEVLAGVTTFLAMAYITVVNPGILSAAGMDFGAVFVATCLAAALGTAIMGLYANYPVAQAPGMGQNAFFTYGVVLGLGHSWQSALGAVFVSGLIFILLSVLPVREWLINAIPRSLKLGISAGIGFFLGIIALSGSGIIVSNDATMVGLGDLTETPAIFMLLGFVLIAALSARRTVGAVVIGMLVVTALGWLTGAAEFKGIVSMPPPMTSFLELDIAGALDLSMVTVILTLLLVDVFDTAGTLVGVANRAGMLDKNGHLPRLRRALLSDSSATAVGAVFGTSSTTSFIESAAGVEAGGRTGLTALTTATLFLLCLFIAPLAQSVPGFATGAALLFVATIMARALEDLEWGDVAESAPAIVTAIGVPLSYSIADGIGLGFITYALIKIASGNASRCPIAVYVVAGIFMLKFGFLS from the coding sequence ATGCTGGACGCCATAGACCGATTTTTTGGACTGACGGAACACAACAGCAGCATCCGGCAGGAAGTCCTCGCGGGAGTGACGACTTTTTTGGCCATGGCCTACATCACCGTGGTCAATCCGGGTATTCTCTCAGCGGCGGGCATGGACTTTGGTGCGGTATTCGTCGCGACCTGTTTGGCCGCGGCCCTGGGTACCGCCATCATGGGGCTCTATGCCAACTATCCCGTTGCTCAGGCGCCAGGCATGGGTCAGAACGCCTTTTTTACCTATGGCGTCGTGCTGGGCCTGGGCCACAGCTGGCAAAGTGCCCTCGGTGCCGTCTTTGTGTCGGGGCTTATCTTCATACTGCTCTCGGTGCTTCCCGTCAGGGAGTGGCTAATCAATGCCATTCCCCGTTCCCTGAAACTTGGAATCTCTGCGGGCATCGGTTTTTTTCTGGGCATCATCGCCCTCTCGGGCAGCGGCATTATCGTCAGCAATGATGCCACCATGGTCGGTCTCGGGGACCTCACGGAAACACCGGCAATCTTTATGCTCCTGGGATTCGTGCTTATTGCCGCGCTCTCCGCGCGCCGCACCGTCGGCGCGGTGGTGATCGGCATGCTGGTGGTGACCGCCCTGGGGTGGCTCACGGGCGCTGCGGAATTCAAGGGCATTGTGTCCATGCCGCCACCCATGACTTCCTTCCTCGAGCTCGACATCGCCGGCGCCCTCGATCTGTCCATGGTCACGGTTATTCTTACCCTGCTACTGGTGGACGTGTTTGATACCGCCGGCACCCTTGTAGGCGTTGCCAATCGCGCCGGCATGCTCGACAAGAATGGCCATCTGCCCCGTTTACGCCGCGCCCTCCTCTCGGACTCCAGTGCGACGGCCGTGGGCGCCGTGTTCGGCACCTCCTCCACCACCAGTTTTATTGAGAGCGCTGCGGGGGTAGAGGCTGGCGGTCGCACGGGACTCACTGCCCTTACCACAGCAACCCTGTTCCTCCTGTGCCTGTTTATTGCGCCTCTCGCGCAGAGCGTGCCGGGTTTTGCCACGGGCGCTGCGCTGTTGTTCGTGGCCACGATCATGGCCAGAGCACTTGAAGATCTGGAATGGGGCGACGTGGCGGAGAGCGCCCCTGCCATCGTTACCGCTATCGGGGTGCCCCTCAGCTACTCCATTGCCGATGGCATCGGTCTGGGGTTCATCACCTACGCGCTCATAAAAATAGCCTCGGGCAATGCCAGCCGCTGCCCTATCGCAGTCTACGTAGTGGCCGGAATCTTTATGCTAAAGTTCGGCTTCCTCTCTTGA
- the fghA gene encoding S-formylglutathione hydrolase, which yields MERVSAVRSFGGQQLRFKHASAVLRCDMHFSLYLPPQAATGSVPLLTWLSGLTCTDENFVQKACAQRAAAEQGVAILAPDTSPRGEGVADDPEGSWDLGLGAGFYVNATEAPWSEHYHMYDYVLEELPALVAEQHSVDLERQSIFGHSMGGHGALSIALRNPERFRSVSAFAPICAPLQCPWGEKAFSAYLGMDRELWASHDSCELIRRATSHLPMLVDQGAEDSFFEEQLKTPLLAAACQESAYPANIRMQEGYDHSYFFIASFMDEHVAFHAGHCAP from the coding sequence ATGGAACGGGTATCAGCGGTACGCAGTTTTGGTGGACAGCAGTTGCGCTTCAAACATGCGTCGGCGGTGCTCCGCTGCGACATGCATTTTTCCCTGTATCTGCCGCCCCAGGCAGCGACGGGGTCCGTGCCTCTCCTGACCTGGTTGTCGGGGCTGACCTGTACCGACGAAAACTTTGTTCAGAAGGCCTGCGCGCAGCGGGCGGCGGCGGAACAGGGGGTTGCCATTCTCGCGCCCGATACCAGTCCCCGGGGGGAGGGAGTAGCCGATGACCCCGAGGGCAGCTGGGACCTGGGTCTCGGCGCCGGCTTCTATGTAAATGCCACGGAGGCCCCCTGGTCCGAGCATTACCACATGTACGACTATGTGCTGGAGGAGTTGCCGGCGCTGGTTGCAGAGCAGCATTCTGTGGACCTGGAACGTCAAAGCATCTTTGGACACTCCATGGGAGGCCACGGCGCTCTGAGCATCGCCCTCAGAAATCCCGAGCGCTTCCGCAGTGTTTCAGCATTCGCACCGATTTGCGCGCCCCTGCAATGTCCCTGGGGGGAGAAGGCGTTCTCCGCCTACCTGGGCATGGATCGTGAGCTGTGGGCATCCCACGACAGCTGCGAGCTGATTCGTCGTGCTACGTCGCATCTGCCCATGTTGGTGGACCAGGGTGCTGAAGACAGTTTCTTCGAAGAGCAGCTCAAGACGCCGCTTCTAGCCGCAGCCTGTCAGGAAAGTGCCTACCCCGCGAACATTCGCATGCAGGAGGGCTACGACCACAGCTACTTTTTCATCGCGAGTTTTATGGACGAGCATGTTGCGTTTCACGCCGGACACTGCGCTCCCTGA
- a CDS encoding S-(hydroxymethyl)glutathione dehydrogenase/class III alcohol dehydrogenase, translated as MKTRAAVALGAGKPLEIMDVDLEGPRAGEVLVEIKATGVCHTDAFTLSGDDPEGAFPAILGHEGAGIVVETGPGVTGLEPGDHVIPLYTPECRECDFCLNPKTNLCQAIRETQGQGVMPDGSSRFSLNGKPLLHYMGCSTFSNYTVLPEISLAKVRKDAPFEKICYIGCGVTTGIGAVAFTMNVEAGATVAVFGLGGIGLNVVQGARMVGASRIIGIDLNPEREALGRQFGMTEFVNPRDVDDIVGHLVEITGGGVDYSFECIGNVDVMRQALECCHKGWGESCIVGVAGAGKEISTRPFQLVTGRSWRGTAFGGARGRTDVPRIVDWYMDGRINIDDLITHTMPLDDINRAFDLMHAGESIRSVVLY; from the coding sequence ATGAAAACACGCGCGGCGGTAGCGCTGGGTGCAGGAAAACCTCTTGAGATCATGGATGTCGATCTGGAGGGTCCGCGCGCCGGCGAGGTGCTTGTGGAAATCAAGGCCACGGGCGTGTGCCATACGGATGCGTTTACCTTGTCCGGCGATGATCCCGAGGGCGCTTTTCCGGCGATTCTTGGACACGAAGGCGCGGGCATCGTTGTAGAGACAGGGCCCGGGGTCACGGGGCTGGAGCCTGGCGATCATGTTATTCCCCTGTACACCCCCGAATGTCGCGAGTGCGACTTCTGTCTGAATCCAAAGACCAATCTCTGCCAGGCGATTCGCGAGACCCAGGGCCAGGGGGTGATGCCCGATGGGAGCAGCCGCTTTTCCCTGAATGGCAAACCCTTGCTTCATTACATGGGTTGTTCGACGTTTTCCAATTACACCGTGCTGCCCGAGATTTCTCTCGCAAAGGTGCGAAAGGACGCACCCTTCGAAAAAATCTGTTACATCGGTTGCGGCGTTACCACGGGCATTGGTGCCGTAGCCTTCACCATGAATGTGGAGGCCGGGGCCACGGTCGCCGTGTTTGGTCTGGGTGGGATTGGCTTGAACGTTGTGCAGGGTGCCCGAATGGTGGGCGCTTCACGCATCATTGGTATTGATCTGAATCCCGAGCGAGAAGCCCTTGGTCGGCAGTTTGGTATGACGGAGTTTGTGAATCCCCGGGACGTGGATGACATCGTCGGGCATCTGGTGGAGATCACCGGCGGTGGCGTGGACTACAGCTTCGAATGTATTGGCAACGTTGATGTGATGCGTCAGGCCCTGGAGTGTTGCCACAAGGGCTGGGGCGAAAGCTGCATTGTCGGCGTCGCCGGCGCGGGCAAGGAGATTTCCACGCGACCATTTCAGCTCGTCACGGGCCGCAGTTGGCGGGGCACTGCCTTCGGGGGTGCGCGGGGGCGCACGGATGTGCCCCGGATCGTGGACTGGTACATGGATGGCCGAATTAACATTGATGATCTCATCACCCACACCATGCCCCTCGATGACATCAACCGGGCCTTTGATCTGATGCATGCCGGCGAGAGCATCCGCTCCGTCGTGCTGTACTGA
- a CDS encoding adenosine deaminase, producing MQEEAKPSMLDFVQQLPKAELHVHLEGTLEPEHIFSLAQRNGIELAYKTPEEVVAAYDFHDLPSFLAIYYAAMDVLRTEEDFYELAFHYFERAAAQNVVYVEPFFDPQAHTSRGVAFDTVINGIHRAQKDAAATLGVESNLILCFLRDLSAESAAEHLEMAVPHLDKLIGVGLDSDEKDNPPAKFAHVFARARDLGLKLTMHCDVNQKDILEHIGECLDLIKVDRIDHGINALEDDSLCTEIARRGLGLTVCPVSNRFVVQNLTAAEIRDMLARGMKATINSDDPAYFRAYMNENFMALVEEADFSKDEIRTLNRNAFEVSWMDEAKKADYLSRLEQVQ from the coding sequence ATGCAGGAAGAAGCAAAGCCATCCATGTTGGATTTTGTACAGCAGCTGCCAAAAGCGGAGTTACATGTACACCTCGAAGGCACCCTGGAGCCGGAGCATATTTTTAGTCTGGCCCAGCGCAACGGCATTGAGCTGGCGTACAAAACTCCGGAAGAAGTCGTGGCCGCCTATGACTTCCATGACCTGCCCTCGTTCCTGGCCATTTATTACGCTGCCATGGACGTGCTCCGCACGGAAGAAGACTTTTACGAGCTCGCCTTCCACTACTTTGAACGTGCAGCCGCGCAGAACGTTGTCTACGTAGAGCCTTTCTTTGACCCCCAGGCTCACACCAGTCGCGGGGTAGCCTTTGATACGGTCATTAATGGCATTCACAGGGCCCAGAAAGACGCCGCCGCCACCCTGGGCGTCGAGAGCAATTTAATCCTGTGCTTTCTCCGCGATCTGAGCGCTGAATCGGCAGCAGAGCATCTGGAGATGGCGGTACCTCATCTGGATAAGCTCATCGGCGTGGGACTGGACTCCGACGAGAAAGATAACCCCCCGGCGAAATTTGCCCATGTCTTTGCCCGGGCCCGGGATCTGGGTTTAAAGCTCACCATGCATTGCGATGTGAACCAGAAAGATATTCTCGAGCACATTGGCGAGTGCCTCGATCTCATAAAGGTTGATCGCATCGATCATGGGATTAACGCACTCGAGGATGACAGTCTTTGCACCGAGATAGCGCGCCGGGGCCTGGGTTTAACGGTCTGCCCCGTGTCCAATCGCTTCGTGGTGCAAAACCTCACCGCCGCCGAAATCCGCGACATGCTGGCCCGGGGTATGAAGGCCACCATTAATTCTGATGACCCTGCCTACTTTCGTGCCTATATGAACGAAAACTTTATGGCGCTGGTAGAAGAAGCGGATTTTTCCAAAGACGAAATCCGCACCCTCAATCGCAATGCCTTTGAGGTAAGTTGGATGGATGAGGCAAAGAAAGCCGACTACCTCTCGCGTCTAGAGCAGGTGCAATAA
- a CDS encoding phosphoribosyltransferase: MDKVYISANDLLLDSFRLGEKIFASGFRPDFIIGVWRGGAPVGIAIQEYLEYVGVESDHIAIRTSSYTGINQQDKTVRVHGLDYIIDNVNANDDVLLVDDVFDSGRSVKAIFDKMSSKCRRNMPQNMRVATPWYKPSKNVTDITPDYFVHETDAWLVFPHELVGLTQQEIIDNKGPLATTLEARLKSAS; the protein is encoded by the coding sequence ATGGATAAAGTCTATATCTCAGCGAACGATCTGCTGCTGGATTCCTTTCGCCTGGGTGAAAAGATATTCGCCAGCGGCTTCAGACCCGATTTCATCATCGGCGTCTGGCGCGGCGGTGCTCCCGTGGGTATCGCGATCCAGGAGTATCTCGAATACGTGGGCGTTGAGTCCGACCACATCGCCATTCGCACCTCCTCCTACACCGGCATCAACCAGCAGGATAAGACCGTGCGCGTGCATGGCCTGGATTACATCATCGACAATGTGAATGCCAACGACGACGTGCTTCTCGTCGATGACGTGTTCGATTCAGGACGCAGTGTCAAAGCGATCTTTGACAAGATGAGTTCCAAATGTCGCCGCAACATGCCGCAGAACATGCGTGTGGCAACGCCCTGGTACAAGCCCTCCAAGAACGTCACGGATATCACGCCGGACTATTTTGTTCACGAAACCGACGCCTGGCTGGTGTTCCCCCACGAATTGGTAGGGCTTACCCAGCAGGAGATTATCGACAACAAGGGCCCTCTTGCGACGACCCTCGAAGCGCGCCTGAAAAGCGCGAGCTGA
- a CDS encoding acetyl-CoA C-acetyltransferase — MPHSAFIYDAVRTPRSKGKPGGSLHEVKPLDLGAGLLRELQQRHDLDTSYVDDVVMGCVTPIGEQGSDIAKMLVQNADWDESVAGVQLDRFCASGLEAVNIAAQKVASGWEDLVVAGGVECMSRVPMGSNGGPMSSDPAFAAKTGFVPQGIGADTIATLAGWSREDVDRFAVESQRRAAHARDNGYFDKSVVPVRDESGLTILEKDDFIKPGTTLETLGGLNASFEMIGQFGFDDVILRKYPVLDHIDHVHTPGNSSGIVDGSSAVLIGSEKAGKDLGLTPRARIVATAVLSTDPVIMLTGPGPAAKKCLEKAGLKKEDIDLWEINEAFASVALRYMQDLGIDHEITNVNGGAIAMGHPLGATGAMLVSTMLDELERRDLRRAMLSLCVGGGMGISTIIERV; from the coding sequence ATGCCTCATTCCGCATTTATCTATGACGCCGTGCGCACCCCGCGAAGTAAAGGGAAGCCCGGTGGCAGCCTCCACGAGGTTAAGCCCCTTGATCTCGGTGCCGGCCTTCTCCGGGAACTGCAGCAGCGTCACGATCTCGACACCAGCTATGTAGACGATGTTGTGATGGGTTGCGTGACACCTATTGGTGAACAGGGGTCTGACATTGCAAAAATGCTTGTCCAGAACGCCGACTGGGATGAGTCCGTTGCCGGCGTGCAGCTCGATCGTTTCTGCGCTTCAGGCCTCGAGGCTGTCAATATCGCCGCGCAGAAAGTCGCCTCGGGCTGGGAAGACCTGGTGGTGGCCGGCGGGGTGGAATGCATGTCCCGTGTTCCCATGGGATCCAACGGTGGTCCCATGAGTTCAGATCCGGCTTTTGCCGCGAAAACCGGATTTGTGCCCCAGGGCATTGGCGCGGATACCATCGCTACCCTGGCGGGGTGGAGTCGCGAGGATGTGGATCGCTTCGCGGTGGAATCCCAGCGCCGTGCGGCCCACGCGCGGGACAATGGATACTTTGACAAGTCCGTAGTGCCGGTTCGGGACGAGTCCGGCCTGACCATTCTTGAGAAAGATGACTTTATCAAGCCGGGCACTACCCTTGAGACCCTCGGCGGACTCAACGCCTCCTTCGAAATGATCGGCCAGTTTGGTTTTGACGATGTCATTCTGCGCAAGTATCCGGTGCTCGATCATATCGATCACGTGCACACGCCGGGGAACTCCTCGGGCATTGTCGATGGCTCCAGCGCGGTGCTCATTGGCAGTGAAAAAGCGGGTAAGGACCTCGGGCTGACACCCAGAGCCCGCATTGTGGCCACAGCAGTGCTGTCCACGGACCCCGTCATTATGCTCACCGGCCCGGGACCCGCTGCCAAAAAATGCCTCGAGAAAGCGGGATTGAAAAAAGAAGACATCGATCTCTGGGAGATCAATGAGGCTTTTGCATCCGTGGCTCTGCGCTACATGCAGGATCTGGGTATCGATCACGAAATCACCAATGTTAACGGTGGTGCTATCGCCATGGGGCATCCCCTGGGTGCCACCGGGGCCATGCTGGTCAGCACCATGCTGGATGAGCTGGAGCGCCGGGATTTGCGCCGCGCCATGCTGAGCCTCTGCGTGGGCGGTGGCATGGGAATTTCAACGATTATCGAGCGCGTTTAA